From a single Silene latifolia isolate original U9 population chromosome 6, ASM4854445v1, whole genome shotgun sequence genomic region:
- the LOC141588130 gene encoding uncharacterized protein LOC141588130, translating into MSFDETSIKDILAIPIRCSEGSDIFYWSASSSGNYSVKIGYHIALQNYWNTSASPKDRSRVPAACMGVFQKILWNLPGPKSWIILLWKLLTESLPTGEGFLRRGFDGPFTCVLCDSQETESPEHLFRDCSFANRVWAGSLLGIRAQSGDNLSLRSWVCNWLSVLFKADNKHEACLSFLCTIWTIWVVRCRKIFDSTECSPIGAIFLYQDSLNLALSAEDGKPGSIAFQTQIEEDLTKLRNEVPFPLIQSSVSCSRSHIYVDAVWSKEFAAGFGGCILFDNDIVSEFCIKGMAENAEQAEALAIREALKWALSRNILHINIFFDCLQVLAQVLRFSQLKHWTRNTIDDITNLAANFHCITFAYVPRICNKASHRIAKRAINM; encoded by the coding sequence ATGTCTTTTGATGAAACTTCCATTAAGGACATTCTTGCTATTCCAATTCGATGCTCTGAAGGCAGCGACATCTTCTATTGGTCTGCCTCGTCATCTGGGAATTACTCAGTTAAGATTGGCTATCACATTGCTCTTCAAAATTACTGGAACACTTCAGCTTCCCCGAAGGACCGATCAAGAGTTCCTGCTGCATGTATGGGTGTCTTTCAAAAAATCCTTTGGAACCTGCCAGGGCCGAAAAGCTGGATCATTCTCTTATGGAAACTTCTCACGGAATCGTTGCCCACTGGGGAAGGATTCCTAAGGAGGGGCTTTGATGGTCCTTTTACTTGCGTGCTTTGTGATTCACAAGAAACGGAATCACCGGAACACCTGTTCCGGGACTGTTCATTTGCTAACAGAGTTTGGGCTGGAAGTCTCCTGGGGATTAGGGCACAATCAGGGGATAATTTGAGTCTCCGGTCTTGGGTTTGCAATTGGCTCTCCGTTCTTTTTAAGGCTGACAATAAGCATGAGGCTTGTCTCTCCTTTTTGTGTACCATTTGGACTATTTGGGTGGTAAGGTGCAGAAAGATTTTTGATAGTACCGAGTGCTCCCCTATTGGTGCTATCTTTCTTTATCAAGACTCCCTTAACTTAGCTCTTTCTGCTGAAGATGGGAAACCGGGGTCCATAGCTTTTCAAACACAGATAGAGGAGGACTTGACTAAGCTTAGGAATGAAGTACCCTTTCCTCTGATTCAGAGTTCTGTGAGTTGCTCTCGGTCTCATATTTATGTGGATGCGGTGTGGTCTAAGGAGTTTGCTGCTGGGTTTGGCGGATGCATCCTTTTTGATAATGATATTGTTTCTGAATTCTGTATCAAAGGAATGGCAGAGAATGCTGAACAAGCGGAAGCTTTGGCAATTAGGGAAGCCTTAAAGTGGGCGCTCTCGCGCAACATCCTCCATATTAACATTTTCTTTGATTGTCTACAGGTTCTTGCCCAAGTCCTACGATTCTCTCAACTCAAACATTGGACAAGGAACACTATTGACGATATAACCAATCTAGCGGCAAACTTTCATTGTATTACTTTTGCTTATGTTCCTAGAATTTGTAACAAAGCCTCTCATAGGATAGCTAAGCGTGCTATTAATATGTAA